The window TATTTATAGTGCAAATACAGAAGAGTTTTTTAATGGTTTTGAAACCTCAAATGAAGAAGTTTTTGATATGGAGGCCAGTAAGTCTAAAACATTACTTACTGATTTACTTTCTAATAATGAAGAAACCTATAATGATGCTCATAATGCCCTAGATTATTATGATTTTGAAAAGAATGATGCAAAAGATCTACTCACTTTTATAAAGAAAGATTACCCAAAAGACTCTCTTTATTACGGCACTAAAAATATGCTCATCTATAGTTTAGCTTTAGTAAAAGATCCCGCCTATTTAGATGAGTTTAAAAAGATTTATTTAAGTACAGGATCTGAATACACAAAGGCAATTATTATTCAATCATTACCTCTTTTTGAATCAGAAAAAGCAATTGAACTGCAAATGAGTTTATTGCAAAACAATGATATACCAAAACTTGAAGATTACAGTCTAACTTTTTTAGAGTCTGAAAATGACAGTCTCATAGATTTAACAAAGTATGGGAATCAGATTTGGGACTTACAAAAGAAATCAGGTTTAAGAGATCTCACTCTCAATTATTTCAATCGCAAGATAACTACTGACGAGAAAACCTTACCGTTTTTAAAAGAAAGGAAACAGGAGCTTGCAACCTTATTTCAAGAAGATGCGAGTGCCGTTGCTTCTGGTCTTGATGATTATACAAAACACCTTTCACCTTATGAGCTGAGTTCTTATTTTAAGTTACTCGATACACTTGAGGTAAAAGATCAGCAGACCATGAAATATATAAAAGAACTTGTGGCAGTTGAAGTTGATCGAGCTTACGTACATTTAAATGCACTAGAGCATTATTTAAAATATGAACCTAAAGTTGATAAAAAGCTAGTAAGAGGTTTTATTGAAGACTTATATTTTCGTTTTGAAGGCATGGAACTAATAGCAAAAAATGGTTACTCTAAGATGATTCCTAAATCATATTTTAAGGATGAAGAATTTGCCAAACTTTCTGTATATAATGCTCTTTACGACTATGACGAGAATATGTTGATAAAGCATCTAGGCGAGATTGAGGAAAACGAAGCTACTTACATTGTATACCAATTTAATTATACCACTTATGAAGACGATACCAACTACATAGCATTAGCTCGTAAACATAAAATTGATAAAAATAAACCAGAGCAATTTGAAGTGTGGCTTAGCGGTGATGGGTTTGTGAATAATCAATGGCAAGTAATAGCTCAAAGCTTGATCGAAGAATGGCAGGCAGAAGAAGTAGATGAAGAATAGATTTCTAAAATAGAATCATTTACCGATTTCATGTAGAAATGAAATTATAGAAAAAGCTAGAAAATTACTTTCTAGCTTTTTTTAGATCCTCTCATAAACATCATTTGATCGTTACGGGAGTAACATCAAGATAGCCATAAGAATCATAATAGCGTTTTCTATAAAAGTGGCTTCTGTCATTGGTAATTTAAGAGCAGTTCCTAAACACGCACATTGAATAGACTTCTTATCAAGTAATGTTTTAGTAACTCCTAAGGTCGTGATTCCCAAAATCACAAGAGTAGCAATTAACGCAATTTCTATTTCAAAACGCATCAAAAACATCAACCCTAGAGCCGTCTCGAGAAAAGGATACAGCCACCCATAAATAGGTAAAACCTTAGCCAGCGGATCGTACATTCTGAACGATTCGGGAAAACCTTTTAAATCCAACATTTTGAAAAAGCTGAATACGATGTAAAACATTCCCATAAAGTCCAGCATAGCTTCATCCCAATATTCACGCTGATAGTTCAATAAAATGGTGGCCACAACGATGTACCCCAGTATTAAAAACAATGGTTTTAACTGTTCTAGCTTAGATTTTTTAGGTTCCGCTTTCGCGAAAGCGGAATTATCAAAAACATTCTTTTTTTCTTGAATATCGTACTTGTCTGGCAACGCTTTTTGAAAGGTTTCTATTGCGATATGAGAGTTCATAGAAATCACCGCTTGCTCGTTTTCTAAAGTAACTGTTGCTTTCAAGACATCTGGAACTGCCTGAAGCCTTTTCTCCACATCAGTGCGACAACCGTTGCACGTCATTCCAGATATAGTATAAGTTTGTTTCATTAATTTTTAGGTAAATAAAGTTCTAGTTGATTCCCAAATACATTCTCACCAAAAATAGCATCTACATGTCCAGCGATTCCATCTTTAAAATCGGTTTTAAAATGCATATGTAGAAAGGTAGTATGATGTGTAAAAACAGCTTTATGCTTCTCTGAATAAAAGCCTATAATTTCTACTTCTTCATTCTCAAAAGTACCATGTGGTCCAGATTCTTGGTGTTTTTTATGATTATGCACCATGTCGCCATCTTTCCAATCGATCACATGCCATTTTAACAAAGAAGGTTTTCCTTTAATTAAAAATGGAAAAGGTTTTTCTACGTCCTTACCTTGCGCGATAGCTGCCGTTTTGATTTGCTTCTCTAGTTGTGAATTTGTGGTAAATTCATTTAATGATATCGCATCACTCCATTCAGGAACCTGAGCATAAACCAGTAAAGAAGCGTTATGATCATACGTAGGCGCTATTTTGACTTTATTAAACACTTCTTTTTTACTCACAAATGATGCGCCGTCAAAGATTTGAATTTCACCTTTAAGATTTTCTAATGCTCCTAATGCATAAAGATGAGGTAATGTCTGTAAAGAATCTAGAGACGCTGTCGCCTCTAGATTTCCTGACATAAGATTCATTAAAGCACCGCTATGGGATACTTCATGCTGTTTTACTTGATTATTTTGGCAAGAGAAGAGCACACTCAATGGTATTATATAAAGCAATAATTTCTTTTTCATATTATAAAGTAATTTATAATTAAACCTCCAGATAACCAGAAGAAGCATGCAAATGCAGTGTATTTCATAATCGATTCTAGGAGCTTGCTTTTCGGAGCCATTTCACTCATTGAATTTTCAATATTTTTCTTTTTAAAGAAACCTATATAAATTAGATACAATGAGAATAAAATAAAGGCCATATTTAAATAAAAGGTGTAATCCAATTTAAAGTATTCTTTATTCTTTACTATGACTTGAGATGGATCTGGTATTATTTCTAATAAATTAAATCCATAGTGTAAGAGTAGTGATGTCCCTATTAAAGCGGTAAATAATAAAAAGAGAATGAATAATGACATCTTCCACCCATAGTATTTTGCATTAATTCTCAATACTGGAAAAACTACAAGATCGCTAAATATAAAGGCCATGACGCCAGCAAAACTAACTCCTTTTCCAAAAAGTAATGCTGCTAATGGTATATTACCCATGGAGCCTATAAATGTAAGAAATGCAGCTATGGGTCCTATAATAACGTGTTGTAGAATTTCCCAAAAACTGAAATCTGTATTGCCTGAACCGCTATTTATAAAAAGTGTTTCAAAAAATGAATCAGGCACAAATGACGCAACAATTCCTGCAATAGTAAAGCCTACGGTGACATCTTTCCACACCATTTGCCATTCCATCTTGTATTTTTTTGACACTCGAGCCCAACTATCTTCATTTAGGATCTTTTCTTTCCAACTTTCAGAACCGTTCTTATTGTGATCACTGCTATCGTCATCTAAATTTTTTCGAGCCTTTTTGATTAATTTTTTTGGATTTATGAATCGAACTAGCGCCCAACTAATGAGTATCAATAGAACACCACCTACATATTCACCCACCACAAACTGCCAGCCTAAGAAAATTGAAATAATTATTCCTAATTCAATTACAAGGTTGGTGGAGGCTAGTAAAAAAGCTATAGAACTTATGAAACTGGCACCTTTTTTTAAAATAGATTTGGTAGAAGCTAGTGCAGAAAAACTACATGAACTACTTATAAACCCAAAAAATGTTCCAAGTAGGACTCCTTTAAATTCAGATCCACCCATAATTTTTTGCATCCTACTCTGAGTTACAAAAACTTGAATCATACTACTCAAAATATACCCTAGGATAAAAGCCCATAACGCCATCCAGAAAAACCCTAATGACGTATATGCAGCTTCACCCCAACTTTTTAAAAAAGTGTTCATTGTGATCAATTTTTCTTAATGATCGTGATCATCATGATGGTGATCTTCTTTTGTATTGCTTTTATCAACAGCTGTTGTATCACCTAATTTAAAAATTACAAGCTCACCTTTACGATAATTTGTAATTAACAACTGTTGGTCCATTACAATTACGTCGGTAGGCTTATGAATGTTAGTTTCAAGTATTTGCTTAACATTATAATCTAAACCAAAGACTACTATACGATTGTTTTCAAAATCGGTTAAGAATATCTCGTTGTCTGAAACAAAAATTCCAGTTGCGGCATTAAAATTATCATCTTGACCAAACTGTTCCAAAACTTTTCCAGATTTATCAAAAACTTGTCCTCGATTATTATACGCATCTGCAACATAAATTTTATCAGAGGTTATTTGCACATCAGTAGGATAATAAAAATCACCTAAAGCCTTACCTTCTTTACCAAAGCTTATCCATTCCTTACCATTATAATAAAGGATTCTGTTGGTATAGAAATCGGCAATAGCAATTTCATTTTTATATACACTTATTCCCGCAGGAGCGTCAAGCGAGTCATTAATTATAAGATAATCACGTTTATTATCTCTCATTACAGCAATGGAATCGCGTCCATACTCTGGAATAAAAAGCGCTCTTTCCTTGAGGATTGAGGTAGAAACCTTGTCGGTTATCTCCATATCTGCCTCGCCGAAATCAATATGCATAGGTCGTTCAAAATCTTCCATGGAAAATAGAATTTCTCCATCTAAGTTTACTTTAACGACGCGATTGTGATCACCATCACTTAAGAAAACATCATTTCCGTCGAGCGCGATACCTATAGGGTTAATACCATCAAGTTGAACTACTTTTTTAAATTGCCATTCTTGTGACACAGTCTCTTTCTCTTCACAAGAAATGATCCCGATAACTATCGGGATCAAGTATAAAAACTTCTTCATTATATCGCTCTTTTGTAGTGACAACATGCTGGTAAGGCATCATAGGTAGCATCGTCAGACTTTACCGTTGCGGTATCGTGTCCAGCATTTGCTACTGCTTTTGCTACTGCTTTTTTAGTCGTTAAACTTGTATCATGATCTAGAGTAAGCATACCGGTTTTCACGTCCCATGTAGCACTTGCTACTCCTGGTAAATCACTTACCGTTTTCTCGATACGTGCTTTACACATACCACATTTACCGTTTACATAAAGTTCTGAAGTCATTAGATTCTCTTGCTCTACCGCCGCGGTTTCTTTAGCGTTAGTTTCTACCGTACCATTTGCTCTTGTTATGGTAGCGAGATTAGGCGTGTAACCAGCTTTTTTAACTTGCTCAACAACTGCGTCCATAGTTAAGTTTTTACTCGCAGGATAGCTGAAAGAGAAATCCCCAGTTTCAATATCAATAGCTACATTTTTGATCCCTTTAAATTCTTTGAACTTTTTTTCTAATCCGTAGGCACAAAAAGGACATCCTAATCCATCCACTTGAACCTCAAATTGATCCATATCTTTATTTTTCTGTGCATCGGCTTTTACAATTGCAAATAATCCAATTACTATACTTAAAATTATTGTTACTTGTTTCATTTTGTCTTTAATAGTGCGCATTATATGCGCTGTTATTTTTATTTTTAAAAGGTGTATCTAGTTCCTAAAAACACGGAGTAATTCAAGGCACGATCAGCATCGATTTCTTGAACTAAAGGTAGTTGTACGGCAAGATCAAACGTAATGTTTTTAAGCGCGTATTGTACTCCTTGCGAATACAACAACTGGTACCAGTCACGTTCATGCAACCAGACACTATTATACTCAAAGTAAAGGTTGAGCTGTTTATTAGGATATTGCGGTTTTAAAAGCGGTAACCCAAAACCTAATTTAGCTCTAAACTCGTCAAGAGTTCCATTAGGCATTTCGTTATAACCTATTTCTCCAGAAATACCGTATTTGAGGGTTTCCAGTCCAGCTACTACACCGTAGTATCCAGCATATTTACCTGTAGATATATCCATTACATCAATCTCGTCTCCTGTGGGAAGAGTTAGCAGGGTTTTTGCCACCATACGGAATGTTTTACCAGTTCCATCTTTACGATAAAACTGATATTTCCCCATGATTTTAATATCGGCTAGACCACTGCCATCTACATCGCTTAGATTGTAGCTAGTATATGGAATATGTAAGGCTAATAGTATATTATTAGTAGGTAAATAGTGCAGCATGACAGGAGTGTAAACGATCGTTCCACGTTCTGTGTTTCTGATTTCAGTTAATGTTTTCATTGTGAAGCTTCCGCCTCCTAGCATGATAGGTTTATCTGCTGTTATGGGTGGTCCTTGTGAGTACGCTTTCGCGAAAGCGAAAACAATACCAACCACAGTAATTAAATATTTCATTGTTGTGTAAATTGAAGTTGCGCACTGTTTGCGCATATAATAATGATGTAATTGAACGCTTTAATAGCGTTGATACCGCGCAATTAATGCGCATAAAATCAATTTACTTAGATAAGAAAAGACTGGTGCAATACTGGTATGTCCCGTACGACCAGAGGTGGCGAGTAGGTTGTATAAGATGGGTCTTCTAAATGATTGCCAGAAAATAGAGAGACATAAGAATAAGTAAAGGCAATTAAAAATTGTTGCTGATCGATATCAAAATTAGAAAGAGACAGTTTTAAATCTTCCTGACCTTTTACTAATTCTACGATGTCATTACAACAGCTATTTTCAATGGATATTTTACAGAGGTCTTTAGGATTATTTGTTTCCATACCACACCCATGAGAAGGAACGATAACAGAAACATCTTTTAAAAACGGCCCGCAAAAATGTTTATGTACACTAAAAGATAGGGTAGAGCATAGCACAATTGCTGCCATGATCGTAATACCTATATTTTTTAACGCTTTAAACATATCGCAAAGATAAGAAACAGTTAGTACTTCATGTTTTTAAGGGTAAAATCTTAACATAAAATAGCAATCACAAATTTTAATCCACTTCTTCATTAGAGCCTAAATCTGGTCGGTCTTCATAGAAATCTTTGAAGGTCTTGTCTGTGGTGTAGTCGTCTTTGAGAACTTTGTAAACGGTTACTACTAGGAGCGCTTGTCCTGCAACAGTTAAATAAAATACCCAACTGAAGGATAGATTAATCGTTGCAAAAATAGTTACAGTAATTAATATTAAAGTGGTCATTGCAAGCCACTGCATGGCTGTAATTTTCATAGGAAATAATTTTTGTTTATAAATTTACTTAAAAAGTTAAACAAAAATACTAATGAAATCACAATATAAATTACCTTAGAACCATTGCATTACACTCTTGAACAGGCTGTGAAAGAAGGAATGGTTAAATTACAATCGAGCAATAAGTCTTAGGTTAAAAACTCGTGGTGTTAAACGCACAGGAACTGCATATTGAGCGCTAGAAGCTACGTCTCTTACCCAAAGATTTGAAATTTGATTTTGACGATCAAAGATGTTGAAAATTTGAGCTCCTATGGACAACTCTTCAAAATTTTCTAGCCAGCTGCCTGCTCTTGCTTTTTTCTTATCGTCCACAAGAACATACTGAATACCTAGGTCTGACCTGAAATAGTCTGATAATCTAAACTGAAAGTCATAAGGGTCTGCATAGCTAGGAGAGCCACCAGGCAATCCAGAGCTGTAAACCATATTGATGTAAGCTTTTAAATTAGGAATATTAGGAACATAATCCTGAAACAAGAAAGCAACTTTTAATCGTTGATCTGTAGGGCGTGCTATAAAACCACGATCATCAAGGTTTTCTTCTGTTCTTAAATAACCTAATGAAATCCAGCTTTCTGTACCTTTTATAAATTCTCCTGCGAGTCGCACATCGAGCCCATAGGCAAAGGCTTCGGCATTGTTATTTGCTCGATACCTAATTCTTACATTCTCTAAGGTATAGGTATTTACATCAGTTAAATCTTTGTAGTAAGCCTCACTAGTCAATTTAAACGGTCTTTTTTCACCATCTTTTGTGGTCCAGTTAAAACTCCAGTCGTTACCTAGCACAAAATGAACAGATTTCTGTGCCTTGACATCTGGTATAACCGTTCCTTGCTGGTTTCTCAACTCACGATAGAGTGGTGGCTGGTAATACAGTCCTGTGGAGAATCTAAAGAGCATATTAGTATTCTTCCAGTAAGGCTTTATCGCCACTTGTCCACGTGGTGAAAACACCGTTTGTGTGGTGCTTTGAATATCTTTTCCATCCACATTCCACGTGTGAGAACGCACACCTGCATTCCAGTACACTTCATGATCACCTAAATATCCACGACTGCTGTATTGAGCAAAAGCTTGCAATCTCGTTACTTGAACATCATTATCCGCTCTAGCAGATTCAAAGGATTCTAAAGGAGCAACATAAGAAAAATAAGGCTGGTCATTTGCAGGTACAGATGGTGGTCTTACATTAAAACCTGCGCTGTCTATAACCGTATATTCTCTCAAGCGATCTCGTATATCTTCTGAGTTAAACTTGATGCCCCAGTCCAACTGATCGTTTTCTTTTTTGTCTAGATTTAATTCTAAAGTTCCTTTATGTTCTAGACTTACAATTAATGCATCGAGATCATTACGACCATGGTCTAACTCACTTCCTATTCCACGAGTAAAATCAACTTCACCTAGATCATCACCACCTATATTTGTGTTAGGTCGTCCTATTCTATAACGTCCCAAAATATCAAAATGCTCCTGCTCTTTAGTGTGGTAAACGCTTGAAATGAATCTCAAATTCAATGCTTCATTTACATCGTAGCTCGCTTTTACAGCTCCAAAGTAGGTTTCATATTGATCGTCTTCTCCACCGTCGTAATTAATAATTAGTGCTTGTGCATCGTCTACGGTACCAAAGTTAGTTTGTGAGGTAAGTGGTTCAAATTCGTAACTGTTGATGGCAATATTTCCTAAGAAACTTAATTCAAATTTTGGACTTACTTCATAGGTTAAATAGGTTTGAGCATCTACAAATACTGGTCTTGTGATCGCCTCTGTCTCTCTAGAATTTACAAATAAACTGTTGTTTCTGTATCGCACACCTAGTATTCCTGTTGCGGCTTTCGCGAAAGCGGTACCTTCTACAAATGCGTTAACACCTAAAAAGCTTGCGTCTACTCCTGCGCCAAATTCTGTAGGACGACGGTAATTGATATCTAAAACAGAGCTCAATTTATCTCCATATTTAGATTGAAATCCACCAGCACTGAAATCAACACTGCGCACCAGATCTGAATTTACAATACTCAATCCTTCTTGCTGACCGCTGCGTATGAGAAATGGTCTATACACTTCGATTTCATTGATGTAAACTAGGTTTTCGTCAAAATTACCACCGCGCACGGTGTATTGAGTACTCAATTCATTGTTAGAAGAAACGCCAGGAAGTGATTTTAATAAATTCTCTACTCCAGGTTGGGCGCCAGGTATAGTCTTTATGACCGTAGGGCTGATATTAATAATTCCTGCAAACTCTCTTGTTTTAGTGTTGCTGATGTAAACCTCTACTATTTGCTCAATTACTGTACTTAAGACTGGATTAAATTCAAAAATGGCTCTACCGTCTAATTCAAAGTTTTGTCTCGCTGTTTTATAAGAAATGGAACTAAAAACAATAGTAATTTTTTGATTTGCTGGCACTACTAGTCTGTAAAATCCAGTGTCATCTGTTGCGGTTCCTATAGTTGTTCCAGCAACCTTTATACTCGCGTTAGGTATAGGTTGATTATTTTCATTTAAAATAATTCCTTGAATGACAGCATTTTGTGCGTGTAAGAATCCGGTTATAAGTAACGCGATGAAAAGTAAGAAGTTCTTCAAATTGTAGTATTAGCTTTTACGAAAAAATGTAGCTTCAAATGTAGTACTATTTCCTACGTTATCGGTAACGATTACTTTGAGCTCATTTTCTGTATCAGTAACGACTCCATCGTCAAAATCGTGTGTAAGTATTCCAGTTTTATAATCGTATTCCATTAAAATGAATTTACCGTTCACTGTTGCTCGATATGCATCAACTCCAGTATCAGCATCTGCTATTTTGAGTTTTAGTGTTTTATTTTTAGAAATCCACTGTTTGTTCTTGAAATTAATAGGTTTTATCGTAGGATCAACATCGTCTTTACTGATGGCATAAGTGCCTAATGTACGAGTGCTCGCGCTGAGAATGTTTCCTTTTCTTCTCGTATTGACATGATAAACCGCGCCCCAATCTGTCACGCGACCTATGTAGTATTGTTTTAAATTGTCGTCCTTTTTTGCACTGGCGTCGTAAGTTATGATCATATTCTTATGTAAAGGAACAATATCACTATGAACTTTTATAGTATCTGAGCTTTGCTGCAAATCCAAAAAGACACTTTCATACAAAGCTCCTTTAGGAATCATTAAAGTGTAAGGACCACTACTATTTCTATAAGTCATGTTATGGTCTACAAAGGTAAGCTGGTCGCCTTGATTAAGAACTATTGAGTCTGGTGCAGCATCGTTCTTAATACTCATATTAATTTGCACTTTATTTTCTTTATAGTCAGCTATTTCAATACGATATAAATGTGTTGTACCAGGATCAACTATCTGTAATACTCCATTATTCACATGGTCTTCATAAAGACTAAGCGGGCTATTATTAGGGATATAAAGTCTAGAAATACGACTTTTAGTTTTCTTGAAATGTTCATAATCGATCAATTGATTGATATGTCTGGATTCACTGAAAGCGTATCGATCAAAGGTCATTTCAAAGTTTTTAGTCCCGTTAAAAAAGCTAGCAATATGAAAAGTTCCATTTTGATTATTGGCACCGTTTTGTTGATCACTTGTATTCACGCCTATTCCTATGTCACCATAAGCACTAAATTCTTCTACTTTGAATTTCCCACCTTTTAAAGGGATAAGACGTAGTAACTGGGCTTCATGTTTACCGTTTATCGTGGAAGTTTTGCTTAGTGGAAATGCTTTAATTTGTTTTACCAGAGGTCTCTTAGTATCTGGGATTTCAATTCCCATCATCATAGGGTTTAAAGGTCTTGCAGCACTATCTCTTATTTCAAAATGTAAATGCGGTCCACCGCTACCACCAGAATTACCACTATAAGCAACCACCTCACCTTGATCGACTCTTAATTCTAGATCTGTAGGGTAGAGCTGGATGGAGTAACTTTCTTTTGCGTATTGTTTTTTCTTTAAATAAGCCTCTATGCGAGGGGAGAACTTTTTTAAATGGGCATAAACAGTCGTGTAGCCGTTAGGATGCGTAATGTAAAGCGCTTTCCCGTACCCATATCTTTCAATTTTTATACGGCTCACATAACCAGAAGCACTGGCATAAACTTTTGCACCTGTGCGCTGATTTGTTTTAATATCTAGACCACTGTGAAAATGATTAGACCTTAATTCTCCAAAAGTACCACTCAATTTCAAATCTATATCAAGCGGATTAACAAAGTAATCTTGAGGAAGATTTTTAATAGTTTGGCTTTCGCCAAAGCGAGAAATCAATAAAAAAAACGCCAGAAAACAAAATAAGTGTCTTATCATAGGATAAATATATAGAACTCGTTTGAACTTTTTGAATTTAAGCGAAAATTAAGGATTTTGTGATGTGTTGAAGTCATATTTTGCTTGCATAGCATCGTTACGGAAGTAAAATATGGCAAAGACATAGTGCAAAAAACGAATTTTTTAGCAAATTGAAAAAATTTAAAGGAGTTCATTATGTGAAAGTTATTTAAACGAATTAAATAAAGCTTTTCAAACTTTGTTCCATAAATATTTGAATTGTCACAAGGTAATCCTAGATTTGTAGTTACAGCATTTAATTAGTACGTATGCCTACATTATCTTCTCAGATTTCTGAAATAGAACTAAAGATCAAGACTTTAATATCTGAGAACAATAGATTAAAGGCTCAGATGAGTGATAAGGATCAACGCATTTTTGAACTTGAAAAAGAGAATAATGCGCTTATTACTGCGTTTAAGGAAAGTGAAGATAGAAATGTAGCGCTTAAAACAGCTAATGCGATGCTAGGTAGTGATGATTACAAAACAAAAACAAAGCTCAAAATAAATGCACTCATTAGAGAAATCGACCAGTGTATTGCACAATTGACTTAAAACAGTGGATAAACTTAAAATTAAAATATCAGTAGCTGATAGAGTTTATCCTCTTACTATCGATCCTTCTCGTGAAGAAGGTTTGCGTAAAGCAGCAAAAAGTATAGAAGCCATGATAAAGCAACTAGAACAAAGTTACGCGGTAAGAGATAAACAAGATCTTCTTGCCATGTGTGCTTTACAGTTTGCCGCA is drawn from Nonlabens dokdonensis DSW-6 and contains these coding sequences:
- a CDS encoding heavy metal translocating P-type ATPase, coding for MKQTYTISGMTCNGCRTDVEKRLQAVPDVLKATVTLENEQAVISMNSHIAIETFQKALPDKYDIQEKKNVFDNSAFAKAEPKKSKLEQLKPLFLILGYIVVATILLNYQREYWDEAMLDFMGMFYIVFSFFKMLDLKGFPESFRMYDPLAKVLPIYGWLYPFLETALGLMFLMRFEIEIALIATLVILGITTLGVTKTLLDKKSIQCACLGTALKLPMTEATFIENAIMILMAILMLLP
- a CDS encoding acetolactate decarboxylase, with translation MKKKLLLYIIPLSVLFSCQNNQVKQHEVSHSGALMNLMSGNLEATASLDSLQTLPHLYALGALENLKGEIQIFDGASFVSKKEVFNKVKIAPTYDHNASLLVYAQVPEWSDAISLNEFTTNSQLEKQIKTAAIAQGKDVEKPFPFLIKGKPSLLKWHVIDWKDGDMVHNHKKHQESGPHGTFENEEVEIIGFYSEKHKAVFTHHTTFLHMHFKTDFKDGIAGHVDAIFGENVFGNQLELYLPKN
- a CDS encoding permease, whose protein sequence is MNTFLKSWGEAAYTSLGFFWMALWAFILGYILSSMIQVFVTQSRMQKIMGGSEFKGVLLGTFFGFISSSCSFSALASTKSILKKGASFISSIAFLLASTNLVIELGIIISIFLGWQFVVGEYVGGVLLILISWALVRFINPKKLIKKARKNLDDDSSDHNKNGSESWKEKILNEDSWARVSKKYKMEWQMVWKDVTVGFTIAGIVASFVPDSFFETLFINSGSGNTDFSFWEILQHVIIGPIAAFLTFIGSMGNIPLAALLFGKGVSFAGVMAFIFSDLVVFPVLRINAKYYGWKMSLFILFLLFTALIGTSLLLHYGFNLLEIIPDPSQVIVKNKEYFKLDYTFYLNMAFILFSLYLIYIGFFKKKNIENSMSEMAPKSKLLESIMKYTAFACFFWLSGGLIINYFII
- a CDS encoding NHL repeat-containing protein, yielding MKKFLYLIPIVIGIISCEEKETVSQEWQFKKVVQLDGINPIGIALDGNDVFLSDGDHNRVVKVNLDGEILFSMEDFERPMHIDFGEADMEITDKVSTSILKERALFIPEYGRDSIAVMRDNKRDYLIINDSLDAPAGISVYKNEIAIADFYTNRILYYNGKEWISFGKEGKALGDFYYPTDVQITSDKIYVADAYNNRGQVFDKSGKVLEQFGQDDNFNAATGIFVSDNEIFLTDFENNRIVVFGLDYNVKQILETNIHKPTDVIVMDQQLLITNYRKGELVIFKLGDTTAVDKSNTKEDHHHDDHDH
- a CDS encoding heavy-metal-associated domain-containing protein; protein product: MKQVTIILSIVIGLFAIVKADAQKNKDMDQFEVQVDGLGCPFCAYGLEKKFKEFKGIKNVAIDIETGDFSFSYPASKNLTMDAVVEQVKKAGYTPNLATITRANGTVETNAKETAAVEQENLMTSELYVNGKCGMCKARIEKTVSDLPGVASATWDVKTGMLTLDHDTSLTTKKAVAKAVANAGHDTATVKSDDATYDALPACCHYKRAI
- a CDS encoding HYC_CC_PP family protein, yielding MFKALKNIGITIMAAIVLCSTLSFSVHKHFCGPFLKDVSVIVPSHGCGMETNNPKDLCKISIENSCCNDIVELVKGQEDLKLSLSNFDIDQQQFLIAFTYSYVSLFSGNHLEDPSYTTYSPPLVVRDIPVLHQSFLI
- a CDS encoding TonB-dependent receptor, translated to MKNFLLFIALLITGFLHAQNAVIQGIILNENNQPIPNASIKVAGTTIGTATDDTGFYRLVVPANQKITIVFSSISYKTARQNFELDGRAIFEFNPVLSTVIEQIVEVYISNTKTREFAGIINISPTVIKTIPGAQPGVENLLKSLPGVSSNNELSTQYTVRGGNFDENLVYINEIEVYRPFLIRSGQQEGLSIVNSDLVRSVDFSAGGFQSKYGDKLSSVLDINYRRPTEFGAGVDASFLGVNAFVEGTAFAKAATGILGVRYRNNSLFVNSRETEAITRPVFVDAQTYLTYEVSPKFELSFLGNIAINSYEFEPLTSQTNFGTVDDAQALIINYDGGEDDQYETYFGAVKASYDVNEALNLRFISSVYHTKEQEHFDILGRYRIGRPNTNIGGDDLGEVDFTRGIGSELDHGRNDLDALIVSLEHKGTLELNLDKKENDQLDWGIKFNSEDIRDRLREYTVIDSAGFNVRPPSVPANDQPYFSYVAPLESFESARADNDVQVTRLQAFAQYSSRGYLGDHEVYWNAGVRSHTWNVDGKDIQSTTQTVFSPRGQVAIKPYWKNTNMLFRFSTGLYYQPPLYRELRNQQGTVIPDVKAQKSVHFVLGNDWSFNWTTKDGEKRPFKLTSEAYYKDLTDVNTYTLENVRIRYRANNNAEAFAYGLDVRLAGEFIKGTESWISLGYLRTEENLDDRGFIARPTDQRLKVAFLFQDYVPNIPNLKAYINMVYSSGLPGGSPSYADPYDFQFRLSDYFRSDLGIQYVLVDDKKKARAGSWLENFEELSIGAQIFNIFDRQNQISNLWVRDVASSAQYAVPVRLTPRVFNLRLIARL
- a CDS encoding M23 family metallopeptidase; amino-acid sequence: MIRHLFCFLAFFLLISRFGESQTIKNLPQDYFVNPLDIDLKLSGTFGELRSNHFHSGLDIKTNQRTGAKVYASASGYVSRIKIERYGYGKALYITHPNGYTTVYAHLKKFSPRIEAYLKKKQYAKESYSIQLYPTDLELRVDQGEVVAYSGNSGGSGGPHLHFEIRDSAARPLNPMMMGIEIPDTKRPLVKQIKAFPLSKTSTINGKHEAQLLRLIPLKGGKFKVEEFSAYGDIGIGVNTSDQQNGANNQNGTFHIASFFNGTKNFEMTFDRYAFSESRHINQLIDYEHFKKTKSRISRLYIPNNSPLSLYEDHVNNGVLQIVDPGTTHLYRIEIADYKENKVQINMSIKNDAAPDSIVLNQGDQLTFVDHNMTYRNSSGPYTLMIPKGALYESVFLDLQQSSDTIKVHSDIVPLHKNMIITYDASAKKDDNLKQYYIGRVTDWGAVYHVNTRRKGNILSASTRTLGTYAISKDDVDPTIKPINFKNKQWISKNKTLKLKIADADTGVDAYRATVNGKFILMEYDYKTGILTHDFDDGVVTDTENELKVIVTDNVGNSTTFEATFFRKS
- a CDS encoding cell division protein ZapA, producing the protein MDKLKIKISVADRVYPLTIDPSREEGLRKAAKSIEAMIKQLEQSYAVRDKQDLLAMCALQFAAKSEQIVIDDSADVEQAREQLQVLNMLLDKQLS